Part of the Paenibacillus aurantius genome, AGGGGACGGTAAGATGGATTCCAGATGAGCGTACGTGATTTCCGGTCTCCTAAGAAGAGAAAGCAGATCGACGGCATTGTTCAGCACGACACTGCCCGCATCGGTCAGCATTTGCTGGACGTTAGCCTCCGGACGGACCTTGGTCGTCTTCATCCGTTCGATTTCCTGCTCGACCATGGCTTTCTTGTGGAGGAATTTCTGGTAGCGCTCCTCGCTGATCAAGCCAATTTCATATCCCGTTGGGGTCAACCTCAGGTCGGCATTGTCATGGCGGAGCAGCAGACGGTATTCCGCACGGGAGGTGAGAAGCCGGTAAGGCTCATTCGTTCCTTTGGTCACGAGGTCGTCGATCAGCACGCCGATGTAGCCCTCCGACCGGTCCAGAATGACCGGTTCCTTCTCCTGAACCTTGCGGGCCGCATTGATTCCAGCCATGATGCCTTGACCGGCGGCTTCCTCGTAGCCGGATGTTCCGTTGATCTGGCCCGCCGTGAAGAGGGAATCGATGAGCTTCGTTTCTAGCGTTGGCTTGAGCTGCGTCGGAATGACGGCGTCGTATTCAATGGCATAGCCCGTCCGCATCATCTCCACCTTCTCCAAGCCGGGAATGGAACGGAGAATGTTCAGCTGCACGTCCTCCGGCATGCTTGTCGAAAGGCCCTGCACGTAGTACTCGGACGTGTGGCGCCCTTCCGGCTCAAGAAAGATTTGATGCTTCGGCTTGTCCGCGAAGCGCACGATTTTGTCCTCAATGGACGGACAATAGCGCGGTCCCGTTCCTTCAATCACTCCTGAGAACATGGGCGCCCGGTGAAGATTGCTGTTGATGATCTCATGCGTCTTCTCGGACGTATAAGTCAGCCAGCAAGGAATTTGGTTCGGCACTTCTTCGGTGGTTTCATAGGAGAAGAACTTTGGCTCCTCGTCGCCCGGCTGGATCTCCGTTTTGCTGAAATCGATCGTGTCGCCATGCACCCGGGGAGGTGTTCCCGTTTTGAAACGGACGAGCTCAAGCCCCAAGCTGCGCAGGTTCTCGGACAGCTTGACGGAAGGCTGCTGGTTGTTCGGGCCGCTCTCATACATGAGCTCGCCCATGATGACCTTCCCGCGCAAATACGTTCCCGTTGTCAGGACGACGGCTTTCGCCATATAGCGCGCGCCGGTCTTCGTGACGACTCCTTTGCAGACGCCGTCCTCGACAATAAGCTCCTCGACCATCCCTTGACGAAGGGTCAAGTTCTCGGTCCTCTCAATCGTTTCCTTCATCGTATGCTGGTACAGAAACTTGTCGGCTTGGGCTCGCAGCGCGTGAACCGCCGGCCCTTTTCCTGTATTCAGCATGCGCATCTGGATATAGGTTTTGTCGATGTTGCGTCCCATTTCACCGCCGAGCGCGTCGATTTCCCTCACGACATGCCCTTTGGCCGGGCCCCCTACCGACGGGTTGCACGGCATAAACGCCACCATATCCAAGTTAATCGTAAGCAGCAGCGTCGAGCAGCCCATCCGGGCCGAAGCCAGAGCCGACTCGCATCCGGCATGTCCCGCTCCAATGACGATAACGTCGTAGTCACCGGCAGCATATCCCATTATTAATCCCTCCATTAAGCCTTACTTGCCCAAGCAGAACTGGCTGAAAATTTGATCGATCAACGAGTCGCCCACGGAATCCCCGATAATCTCGCCCAGGTCTTCCCATGCGTTGCGGATATCGATCTGAATCATGTCGATCGGAACATAGGCTTCCGTAGCCTGTCTCGCCTCTTCCAGCGAGGCCAGCGATCGTTTCAGCAGGTGAATATGCCGGGCGTTGCTCACATAAGTAAAATCGTTCGTTTCCAAATTCCCGCTGAAGAAAATATGGGAAATGGCCTTTTCCAGGGATTCCATTCCTTCGTTCTCCAGCACCGACATCGGCACGACCCGTTCCATCGGCATGGCATCATATATTGGCTGCAGATCCAGCTTTTGCGGCAGATCTGTTTTGTTCAGAATGACGATGACCTGGCGGTCTTTGATTTGCTCAAGAAGCTCGGACTCATCTTGATGCAGCTCTTCGTTATAGTTGAGAACGAGAAGAATCAAATCCGCCTCTCCTACGGCGCTTCGGGAGCGTTCGACCCCTATCCGCTCCACCAAATCGGCAGTTTCCCTAATTCCTGCCGTATCCAGCAGTTTCAGGGGGATCCCGTTAATCGTAACATACTCCTCTATCACATCTCTAGTGGTTCCCGGAATATCGGTCACGATCGCCCGGTTGTCCTGAGCCAGCGCATTAAGGAGAGAGGATTTCCCCACGTTCGGCCGTCCGACGATCGCCGTCACGATGCCTTCGCGGATTATC contains:
- the mnmG gene encoding tRNA uridine-5-carboxymethylaminomethyl(34) synthesis enzyme MnmG, translated to MGYAAGDYDVIVIGAGHAGCESALASARMGCSTLLLTINLDMVAFMPCNPSVGGPAKGHVVREIDALGGEMGRNIDKTYIQMRMLNTGKGPAVHALRAQADKFLYQHTMKETIERTENLTLRQGMVEELIVEDGVCKGVVTKTGARYMAKAVVLTTGTYLRGKVIMGELMYESGPNNQQPSVKLSENLRSLGLELVRFKTGTPPRVHGDTIDFSKTEIQPGDEEPKFFSYETTEEVPNQIPCWLTYTSEKTHEIINSNLHRAPMFSGVIEGTGPRYCPSIEDKIVRFADKPKHQIFLEPEGRHTSEYYVQGLSTSMPEDVQLNILRSIPGLEKVEMMRTGYAIEYDAVIPTQLKPTLETKLIDSLFTAGQINGTSGYEEAAGQGIMAGINAARKVQEKEPVILDRSEGYIGVLIDDLVTKGTNEPYRLLTSRAEYRLLLRHDNADLRLTPTGYEIGLISEERYQKFLHKKAMVEQEIERMKTTKVRPEANVQQMLTDAGSVVLNNAVDLLSLLRRPEITYAHLESILPSPNELSPEMKEQVEIQVKYAGYIEKQLAQVERLKKMEQKKIPDDIVYEEIHGIATEAKQKLAKIRPISIGQASRISGVSPADISILLVYLEHYNKVTASRA
- the mnmE gene encoding tRNA uridine-5-carboxymethylaminomethyl(34) synthesis GTPase MnmE: MITDTIAAISTPMGEGGISIIRVSGPDAIEGTDRIFSPKGKLTQAASHTVTYGYIRDPENGERLEEVLVTVMRAPRSFTMEDVVEIGCHGGLVSVKKVLDLLLTTGIRLAEPGEFTKRAFLNGRIDLSQAEAVIDLIRAKSDRAFKIALKQVEGVLSKRIQALRHKLVELMAHIEVNIDYPEHDVEEMTNSFIKEKCDLAIREVQDLLKSANQGKIIREGIVTAIVGRPNVGKSSLLNALAQDNRAIVTDIPGTTRDVIEEYVTINGIPLKLLDTAGIRETADLVERIGVERSRSAVGEADLILLVLNYNEELHQDESELLEQIKDRQVIVILNKTDLPQKLDLQPIYDAMPMERVVPMSVLENEGMESLEKAISHIFFSGNLETNDFTYVSNARHIHLLKRSLASLEEARQATEAYVPIDMIQIDIRNAWEDLGEIIGDSVGDSLIDQIFSQFCLGK